In a genomic window of Lathamus discolor isolate bLatDis1 chromosome 4, bLatDis1.hap1, whole genome shotgun sequence:
- the LOC136012900 gene encoding T-cell receptor-associated transmembrane adapter 1 has product MDCHFSVWGVLAFLSLALVVSLVLNISHYMTKKQAKLYNDYEDNSPSYNNHHTEDDPVYGNLNQDVLEECCYEQMTSQPQRPVNQLQVEPANQMCYASLDHSVKGKRRKPRRKTDPSLEEDEGRSSNHTTMASKVSIYLNSEQLAAENTATVEAIHDDPIRLMGLIHTAKGENI; this is encoded by the exons ATGGACTGCCATTTTTCTGTCTGGGGAGTTCTGGCCTTTTTGAGTTTGGCCCTGGTTGTTTCCTTGGTATTGAACATTTCACACTATATGACAAAGAAGCAAG CTAAATTATATAATGACTACGAAGACAACAGCCCAAG CTACAATAACCACCACACAGAAGATGACCCAGTTTATGGCAACCTTAATCAAGATGTTTTAG AGGAATGTTGTTATGAACAGATGACGTCCCAGCCTCAAAGACCAGTTAATCAGCTACAG GTGGAGCCTGCCAATCAGATGTGTTATGCCTCGCTTGATCACAGTGTGAAGGGAAAACGCAGAAAACCAAGGAGAAAGACAGACCCTTCCTTAGAAGAGGATGAAGGAAGATCATCTAACCACACCACGATGGCTTCCAAAGTCAGCATTTACCTCAATAGTGAGCAGCTGgctgctgaaaacacagcaacagTAGAAGCCATTCATGATGACCCCATTCGATTAATGGGTTTGATTCATACTGCAAAAGGAGAGAACATTTGA
- the HJURP gene encoding Holliday junction recognition protein isoform X1, whose amino-acid sequence MALDLEKRLRQSNARFVSSFNRILERYNHPFEGDLLISMETLTYDTPDGQKHWEQITTKKIKTLKQELFKWNRRSQRNAEMSKQQTSDFEDEHPTMCQEFPENSHVDASDIGQESDAEIVSVRRKFEDIRIQNLHVDDGKKQEKVQVDVIVQDNARNIPQWIAVASQGSLKGLPSASPVRELISTTKSFTCNQAAVYRNKGEFWNECSSRSPWLQFSCVPISTNTVTIPRDPPSPELNKSCWDSVLEEYQSADETCSWSNVTLADLYPAMVKILMRVMTKQSQRREFKYVSRCFRYKRWHSRRPKLNVTVDKIRGFKPLNLKQAQSNICSDSIDDIQNQTFGKENRQLCDDKCSNNNFAGLVPYSHIDTNTIKEDDSETSLEHRLVSVKGQKVSKQTHFPNVMARTGETFLVEDDLQTTVTLKNSKCKEGEDLARKGSSEHCFITSTASSWSTALQLVKASKTQKINFPADDNLGLRSSTCSSYSNSNTLTPVTNSSLSGASDTLLINPENLISERLTSFQRKHSFSSLSTVQSTSNMPQKYEDAFENLYCKLRSTAIQKPLTSTRPRSNSQSLEEKGRLVKSNLRNSVSFDTHYDREFDKIYEQSCKEAVPRLPWFQRASNLRKYEGMQMSETVNALVNSPVRTLLAIPRVKRLGSFQNDLICSPGKRVKNIPEHYSPSPKHQVSHRKNVSLPTVGMGFLNLYNGGSPSFFDSHSYQSQDSGFQDSSDKISLSIPGTSLQESGTADVHSGWPGAMKNYSYPGNALKHHKKVYRKLSYTDGKDQNPSSPLGNFMVKTHQGAFMDCHRENVL is encoded by the exons ATGGCGTTGGACCTCGAAAAGCGGCTGCGGCAGAGCAATGCCCGCTTCGTGTCCTCCTTCAATCGCATCTTGGAACGG TATAATCATCCTTTTGAAGGTGATTTACTTATTTCCATGGAAACTCTCACTTACGATACGCCTGATG GACAAAAACACTGGGAGCAAATAACAACCAAGAAGATAAAAACCTTGAAGCAGGAATTATTTAAG TGGAATAGAAGAAGTCAAAGGAATGCAG AAATGTCAAAGCAACAGACCAGTGATTTTGAAGATGAACATCCAACAATGTGTCAG GAATTTCCTGAGAACTCCCATGTGGATGCATCTGACATAG GTCAAGAAAGTGATGCTGAGATAGTTTCAGTAAGAAGAAAATTTGAAGACATTCGCATCCAG AATCTGCATGTAGATGATgggaaaaagcaagagaaagttCAAGTGGATGTGATAGTACAAGATAATGCTAGAAATATTCCCCAATGGATTGCG gtaGCATCTCAAGGCTCATTGAAAGGGCTTCCTTCAGCTTCACCAGTGCGAGAACTGATCAGTACAACTAAATCTTTTACAT GCAACCAAGCTGCTgtttacagaaataaaggagAGTTTTGGAATGAATGTTCTTCCAGATCTCCATGGTTACAGTTTTCTTGTGTTCCCATTTCAACAAATACAGTAACCATACCCAGGGATCCACCTTCTCCAGAGCTGAATAAAAGTTGTTGGGATAGTGTCTTAGAGGAGTATCAGTCTGCAGATGAGACATGCTCCTGGAGCAATGTAACTCTCGCCGACTTGTATCCAGCGATGGTAAAGATACTTATGAGGGTTATGACAAAGCAGTCTCAGAGAAGAGAGTTCAAATATGTGTCTAGATGCTTCAGGTACAAAAGATGGCATTCTAGAAGACCAAAGCTCAATGTCACTGTAGACAAAATAAGAGGGTTCAAGCCTCTTAATCTGAAGCAAGCACAATCCAACATATGCAGCGATAGCATTGATGACATCCAGAATCAaacttttggaaaagaaaacagacaactCTGTGATGACAAGTGTTCCAACAACAATTTCGCAGGTCTGGTACCTTATTCTCACATTGATACAAATACAATCAAAGAAGACGACTCTGAAACAAGTTTAGAGCACCGTTTGGTATCTGTAAAAGGGCAGAAAGTTTCCAAACAGACCCATTTTCCTAATGTTATGGCTAGAACGGGAGAGACCTTCCTAGTTGAAGACGACTTACAGACTACTGTCACACTGAAGAATTCAAAATGCAAAGAAGGTGAAGATTTGGCACGCAAAGGTTCCTCGGAACATTGTTTTATAACATCTACAGCCAGTTCATGGTCAACAGCACTTCAGCTGGTGAAAGCAAGTAAAACTCAAAAAATTAACTTTCCTGCTGATGATAACTTGGGGCTGCGTTCGTCTACTTGCAGTTCCTATAGCAACAGTAACACTTTAACACCAGTCACAAACTCTTCCCTTTCAGGAGCATCAGATACTTTGCTAATAAACCCTGAAAACCTAATTTCTGAAAGACTAACTTCTTTCCAGCGCAAGCACTCATTTTCCTCACTGTCTACGGTGCAGAGTACTTCAAACATGCCTCAGAAATACGAAGACGCGTTTGAAAACCTCTACTGCAAACTGCGTTCCACGGCAATCCAAAAGCCTTTGACATCGACAAGACCTCGTTCAAATTCACAAAGCCTTGAAGAGAAAGGCAGATTGGTGAAGAGTAATTTAAGGAATTCTGTGAGCTTTGATACGCACTATGACAGAGAATTTGACAAGATCTATGAGCAGTCGTGTAAGGAGGCTGTTCCACGACTTCCTTGGTTTCAGAGAGCTTCAAATTTAAGGAAATACGAAGGAATGCAGATGTCTGAAACTGTAAATGCTCTTGTAAACTCACCGGTCCGAACTTTACTTGCAATTCCCAGAGTTAAAAGGCTAGGAAGTTTTCAAAATGATCTTATTTGTTCACCAGGAAAGCGAGTGAAAAATATACCAGAACATTATTCTCCTTCCCCAAAACATCAAGTTTCTCACAGAAAAAACGTCAGTCTTCCCACAGTTGGCATGGGTTTTTTGAACTTGTACAATGGTGGTAGCCCCAGCTTTTTTGACAGTCACAGCTATCAGAGTCAG GACTCTGGCTTTCAGGACTCTTCAGATAAAATCTCTCTTAGTATTCCTGGAACTTCCCTGCAAG AATCTGGGACTGCAGATGTCCATTCTGGCTGGCCTGGAGCAATGAAGAATTACAGCTATCCCGGAAATGCATTAAAGCATCACAAAAA GGTGTACAGAAAACTAAGCTACACTGATGGGAAAGACCAAAATCCTAGCAGTCCCTTGGGCAACTTCATGGTCAAAACTCACCAAGGAGCATTCATGGACTGCCACAGAGAAAACGTGTTATAA
- the HJURP gene encoding Holliday junction recognition protein isoform X2 encodes MLCVHSHSKTVVLSQIQMTKQNLHVDDGKKQEKVQVDVIVQDNARNIPQWIAVASQGSLKGLPSASPVRELISTTKSFTCNQAAVYRNKGEFWNECSSRSPWLQFSCVPISTNTVTIPRDPPSPELNKSCWDSVLEEYQSADETCSWSNVTLADLYPAMVKILMRVMTKQSQRREFKYVSRCFRYKRWHSRRPKLNVTVDKIRGFKPLNLKQAQSNICSDSIDDIQNQTFGKENRQLCDDKCSNNNFAGLVPYSHIDTNTIKEDDSETSLEHRLVSVKGQKVSKQTHFPNVMARTGETFLVEDDLQTTVTLKNSKCKEGEDLARKGSSEHCFITSTASSWSTALQLVKASKTQKINFPADDNLGLRSSTCSSYSNSNTLTPVTNSSLSGASDTLLINPENLISERLTSFQRKHSFSSLSTVQSTSNMPQKYEDAFENLYCKLRSTAIQKPLTSTRPRSNSQSLEEKGRLVKSNLRNSVSFDTHYDREFDKIYEQSCKEAVPRLPWFQRASNLRKYEGMQMSETVNALVNSPVRTLLAIPRVKRLGSFQNDLICSPGKRVKNIPEHYSPSPKHQVSHRKNVSLPTVGMGFLNLYNGGSPSFFDSHSYQSQDSGFQDSSDKISLSIPGTSLQESGTADVHSGWPGAMKNYSYPGNALKHHKKVYRKLSYTDGKDQNPSSPLGNFMVKTHQGAFMDCHRENVL; translated from the exons aTGCTTTGTGTTCACAGCCATTCCAAAACTGTTGTTCTTTCTCAAATACAGATGACCAAACAG AATCTGCATGTAGATGATgggaaaaagcaagagaaagttCAAGTGGATGTGATAGTACAAGATAATGCTAGAAATATTCCCCAATGGATTGCG gtaGCATCTCAAGGCTCATTGAAAGGGCTTCCTTCAGCTTCACCAGTGCGAGAACTGATCAGTACAACTAAATCTTTTACAT GCAACCAAGCTGCTgtttacagaaataaaggagAGTTTTGGAATGAATGTTCTTCCAGATCTCCATGGTTACAGTTTTCTTGTGTTCCCATTTCAACAAATACAGTAACCATACCCAGGGATCCACCTTCTCCAGAGCTGAATAAAAGTTGTTGGGATAGTGTCTTAGAGGAGTATCAGTCTGCAGATGAGACATGCTCCTGGAGCAATGTAACTCTCGCCGACTTGTATCCAGCGATGGTAAAGATACTTATGAGGGTTATGACAAAGCAGTCTCAGAGAAGAGAGTTCAAATATGTGTCTAGATGCTTCAGGTACAAAAGATGGCATTCTAGAAGACCAAAGCTCAATGTCACTGTAGACAAAATAAGAGGGTTCAAGCCTCTTAATCTGAAGCAAGCACAATCCAACATATGCAGCGATAGCATTGATGACATCCAGAATCAaacttttggaaaagaaaacagacaactCTGTGATGACAAGTGTTCCAACAACAATTTCGCAGGTCTGGTACCTTATTCTCACATTGATACAAATACAATCAAAGAAGACGACTCTGAAACAAGTTTAGAGCACCGTTTGGTATCTGTAAAAGGGCAGAAAGTTTCCAAACAGACCCATTTTCCTAATGTTATGGCTAGAACGGGAGAGACCTTCCTAGTTGAAGACGACTTACAGACTACTGTCACACTGAAGAATTCAAAATGCAAAGAAGGTGAAGATTTGGCACGCAAAGGTTCCTCGGAACATTGTTTTATAACATCTACAGCCAGTTCATGGTCAACAGCACTTCAGCTGGTGAAAGCAAGTAAAACTCAAAAAATTAACTTTCCTGCTGATGATAACTTGGGGCTGCGTTCGTCTACTTGCAGTTCCTATAGCAACAGTAACACTTTAACACCAGTCACAAACTCTTCCCTTTCAGGAGCATCAGATACTTTGCTAATAAACCCTGAAAACCTAATTTCTGAAAGACTAACTTCTTTCCAGCGCAAGCACTCATTTTCCTCACTGTCTACGGTGCAGAGTACTTCAAACATGCCTCAGAAATACGAAGACGCGTTTGAAAACCTCTACTGCAAACTGCGTTCCACGGCAATCCAAAAGCCTTTGACATCGACAAGACCTCGTTCAAATTCACAAAGCCTTGAAGAGAAAGGCAGATTGGTGAAGAGTAATTTAAGGAATTCTGTGAGCTTTGATACGCACTATGACAGAGAATTTGACAAGATCTATGAGCAGTCGTGTAAGGAGGCTGTTCCACGACTTCCTTGGTTTCAGAGAGCTTCAAATTTAAGGAAATACGAAGGAATGCAGATGTCTGAAACTGTAAATGCTCTTGTAAACTCACCGGTCCGAACTTTACTTGCAATTCCCAGAGTTAAAAGGCTAGGAAGTTTTCAAAATGATCTTATTTGTTCACCAGGAAAGCGAGTGAAAAATATACCAGAACATTATTCTCCTTCCCCAAAACATCAAGTTTCTCACAGAAAAAACGTCAGTCTTCCCACAGTTGGCATGGGTTTTTTGAACTTGTACAATGGTGGTAGCCCCAGCTTTTTTGACAGTCACAGCTATCAGAGTCAG GACTCTGGCTTTCAGGACTCTTCAGATAAAATCTCTCTTAGTATTCCTGGAACTTCCCTGCAAG AATCTGGGACTGCAGATGTCCATTCTGGCTGGCCTGGAGCAATGAAGAATTACAGCTATCCCGGAAATGCATTAAAGCATCACAAAAA GGTGTACAGAAAACTAAGCTACACTGATGGGAAAGACCAAAATCCTAGCAGTCCCTTGGGCAACTTCATGGTCAAAACTCACCAAGGAGCATTCATGGACTGCCACAGAGAAAACGTGTTATAA